One Plasmodium berghei ANKA genome assembly, chromosome: 13 genomic region harbors:
- a CDS encoding exported protein IBIS1 has protein sequence MKKGNNGNFSMARNCECKKIDNDDMVSSTRYSNKFGEKFNLISCTKLFALGMLFLICKNCDNSTQTTSAYQEYQYNGLILGKSRILSELDQNKDQNLGYKTQSYEDSSTENASTSYMSTLKTDEESNTAGEDRKEDNNDAAFIGKKSTEKKPHIDRISSTLNPESTDRRKSSDEQKSSNDKNIFKDVDDLINGIKSRYQDITNKIKSPEFQNECKGYINVAKEMIEDHRNHAMRFVSRNLNSLGIDQIFNDEHGGYAFLAKIMLTKVFVDNLFVPNFLKNNSTILSTIVYFLIISFIVSNYLDATQNNERERKNLNKSNIFCRAKPM, from the exons atgaagaaaggAAATAACGGTAATTTTAGTATGGCTCGTAATTGCGAATGCAAAAAGATAGATAATGATGATATGGTATCATCCACGAGATATTCCAACAAATTTGGCGAGAAATTTAATTTGATTTCTTGTACAAAATTGTTTGCGCTGGGCATGTTATTTTTGATATGCAAAAATTGTGACAAT AGCACGCAAACTACATCCGCATACCAAGAATACCAATATAATGGTTTGATTTTAGGAAAAAGCAGAATATTATCAGAGTTGGATCAAAATAAAGATCAAAATTTAGGTTATAAAACACAAAGTTATGAAGATTCTTCGACTGAAAATGCATCAACCTCATATATGTCAACATTAAAAACTGATGAAGAAAGTAATACGGCGGGCGAAGATAGAAAAGAAGATAACAATGATGCAGCATTCattggaaaaaaatcaaCTGAAAAAAAACCTCACATTGATAGAATATCTTCCACTTTAAATCCAGAATCCACTGACAGAAGAAAATCTTCTGATGAACAAAAGTCTTCTAAcgataaaaacatatttaaagATGTTGATGATCTAATAAATGGCATCAAATCACGTTATCAAGACATCaccaataaaataaaatcaccTGAATTCCAAAACGAATGTAAAGGTTATATAAATGTCGCAAAAGAAATGATTGAAGATCATAGAAACCATGCTATGAGATTTGTATCTAGAAATTTAAATTCTTTAGGTATTGATCAAATATTCAACGATGAGCATGGTGGCTATGCGTTCCTTGCAAAAATTATGTTAACAAAAGTCTTTGTTGATAATTTGTTCGTCCCAAatttcttaaaaaataactcAACAATACTTTCAACTATAGTTtactttttaataataagtTTCATCGTAAGCAACTATCTTGATGCCACtcaaaataatgaaagagaaagaaaaaatttgaataaatCTAACATATTTTGTAGAGCAAAACCTATGtga
- a CDS encoding fam-a protein, whose protein sequence is MNKGYIKIVFCLLSMLICMNNNILASEDTPEVSALRKYALRSKARRNVALRKNIPHNISPCELYEQNIHLLCTKYNETKKATKLMDEAVELLQQYATDTSDYYLYSIYEDDVFLYFNKHVNPCVGKLKLKISAPDAYEDIINLLWNPNAVYHFCKDFANGKVVRVYDPSLVIIQHRYINHTRSIQGYFYSLAKKVEISKYITIIVMASANINDYNAFDKNIYKNTIIESANLFKIDIDSEDDIRNGKLIKMFVNLSGFIIKKEDTHVDITHIDSIEFNCPNVPWWYIRKAKAIKMLDFSKLKQLFDEK, encoded by the exons atgaataaagGATACATTAAAATCGTTTTTTGTCTTTTAAGCATGCTCATATGCATGAACAATAATATCCTTGCAAGTGAAGATACCCCAGAGGTTTCTGCTCTACGGAAATATGCTTTGCGTAGTAAAGCTCGACGTAATGTTGCATTACGCAAAAATATTCCCCATAATATTTC TCCGTGTGAACTATATGAACAAAACATTCACCTATTGTGTACCAAATATAACGAAACAAAAAAAGCAACAAAACTTATGGACGAAGCTGTAGAGCTTTTACAACAGTATGCTACGGATACCAGcgattattatttatatagcATATACGAAGAtgatgtatttttatattttaataaacatGTAAATCCATGCGTTGGAAAacttaaattaaaaatttccGCCCCAGATGCG tATGAAGACATAATAAACCTGTTATGGAATCCTAATGCCGTCTATCATTTCTGTAAAGATTTTGCTAATg gaaAAGTTGTCCGTGTATATGATCCAAGTTTAGTAATAATACAACACCgttatataaatcataCTCGATCAATTCAaggatatttttattctttagCCAAAAAAGTTGAA atatcaaaatatataactataATTGTCATGGCTTCagcaaatataaatgattaCAACGCTTtcgataaaaatatatataaaaacacaATCATAGAAAGCGCaaatttattcaaaattGACATTGATTCTGAAGATGATATTAGAAATggaaaattaataaaaatgtttgtTAACTTATCCGGatttatcattaaaaaagaagacACGCATGTTGATATTACCCACATCGACTCT ATTGAATTTAATTGTCCTAATGTCCCTTGGTGGTATATTCGAAAAGCTAAAGCAATAAAAATGCTAGATTTTTCCAAATTAAAGCAACTATTTGATGagaaataa